In the genome of Gemmatimonadota bacterium, the window ACGCCGAGCCTGCGCTGGCCGTGTCACGGGTCGAGGTCATCGAACGCAACGACAACACCGTGACGGTTGACATCGACGTCGACTGGGCCGACACCGACGACGAATCCGGCTGAGTTGTCGCACGATGAGCGTAAACTGTAGGTAGCAGATGTGCCCTCCGCGAGGCGGCAACCTCCGAGGGCTCTAGGACTGACAAGGAGTCCCAGCGATGTCTAACGGTAGCAAGCGGTGCTCCCGCTGCGGTGAGGTCAAGACGCTCGACGAGTTCTCTCGAGACAGATCTGCCAGGGACGGATTCCAATCCGCATGCAAGGAATGTCGGCGGCTGGTCGTGCAGAAGTGGCGGCAGCAGAACCCCGACAAGGTGCGCGCCTACTCGCGCAAGTATCAGCAGGAGAACGCGGCCGCTCGTCGCGAGTACAACCGGCAGCGGCGCCGCAATAATGCTGAGGCTGTGCGCCAGCAGAAGCGAGAGTGGCGCAAGAAGAACCTCGAGGTCGTGCTCGAACAGGAGCGTGAGCGTCTGCGTCGCTGGCGCAGCCTCAACCGGGAGCGGGACAGGGCTGCGCAGCGGCGGCGAGAGGCCGCCTTCCGCCTGGACTTTCCGCAGAGGGCTCGGGAAAAATCACGACAAAGTAAGCAGCGCTGGCGTGCGCGTAAGCGTGACGGGCAGGGCTTTCG includes:
- a CDS encoding HNH endonuclease → MSNGSKRCSRCGEVKTLDEFSRDRSARDGFQSACKECRRLVVQKWRQQNPDKVRAYSRKYQQENAAARREYNRQRRRNNAEAVRQQKREWRKKNLEVVLEQERERLRRWRSLNRERDRAAQRRREAAFRLDFPQRAREKSRQSKQRWRARKRDGQGFRVVAKDVRRLASDTCVACGLTADSLDHIIPLSRGGSHGVGNLAAMCRTCNSSKGAKTMTEWRKANDWLPLGSLPRRKDRADGAA